A genome region from Arachidicoccus soli includes the following:
- a CDS encoding glycoside hydrolase family 76 protein: protein MKNILLSAIALVIIIITSCSKSSVNPQKNNSGSGDTTTTTTPVSIYLTNARATHGFIANNYLTSYGSYRVNTTTNTSGAFEWYNASQLYADAEMVSLGDSSYLPYMNNTFAWLQKLVDKTDIHGGYFAAAGLDGTGGSGLKYVDDNALTGMAYLAAYDVTSGNTQTNYLKAAEGCADWLINSGQWDNTLGGGFWWNTDKTVKPTQSNALALQLFSRLYKITGQSIYKDWAVQVNTWLNTKMYNSANGLYIWQIESNGTVDSYNFTYDNAIMVEADLLYGQAMNDNTYLTKAQALGNAMIKTLWDVNHNVFIFNTNDIRINPCYSGWASQAMVKLYEADNNNSWLTYAKGNIDQINTTMRNTSFGYYQYAGLDGSGRYTNLEGVDQAWMERVQALLSKYK, encoded by the coding sequence ATGAAAAACATTCTATTAAGTGCTATAGCTCTAGTAATAATTATAATAACTTCCTGTAGTAAATCTTCGGTAAATCCGCAAAAAAATAATTCCGGATCCGGGGACACAACAACAACGACAACCCCGGTATCGATTTATTTAACGAATGCCCGTGCAACACATGGCTTCATTGCCAATAATTATCTTACATCTTATGGTAGTTACCGAGTAAATACTACAACGAATACAAGTGGTGCATTTGAATGGTACAACGCAAGCCAGCTTTATGCAGATGCCGAAATGGTAAGCCTTGGTGATTCTTCTTACCTTCCATACATGAATAATACCTTCGCTTGGTTGCAAAAACTGGTAGATAAAACAGACATACATGGTGGTTATTTCGCGGCGGCGGGTCTTGACGGCACAGGTGGTAGTGGGCTAAAATATGTGGATGACAATGCTTTAACCGGGATGGCTTATTTAGCAGCGTATGATGTTACAAGCGGCAACACCCAAACCAACTATTTAAAAGCGGCTGAGGGTTGTGCCGACTGGTTAATAAATAGCGGACAATGGGATAATACTTTGGGTGGTGGGTTTTGGTGGAATACCGATAAAACAGTTAAGCCCACACAATCAAATGCTTTAGCATTGCAGTTATTCTCCCGTCTTTATAAAATAACTGGTCAGTCGATTTACAAGGATTGGGCTGTGCAGGTGAATACTTGGCTTAATACAAAAATGTACAATAGTGCTAACGGACTTTATATCTGGCAGATTGAGTCTAATGGTACAGTTGATTCCTATAATTTTACTTATGACAATGCCATAATGGTTGAAGCAGATTTGTTATATGGTCAGGCAATGAACGATAATACGTATTTAACGAAAGCGCAAGCGCTGGGAAATGCAATGATTAAGACCTTATGGGATGTCAATCACAACGTGTTTATATTTAATACCAACGACATCAGGATAAACCCTTGTTATAGTGGTTGGGCATCTCAGGCGATGGTGAAATTGTATGAGGCAGATAATAACAATAGTTGGCTAACTTATGCAAAGGGAAATATCGATCAGATTAATACAACAATGCGAAATACTTCCTTTGGTTATTATCAATATGCGGGACTGGATGGTTCGGGTCGATATACAAATCTAGAAGGTGTAGATCAAGCATGGATGGAAAGAGTGCAGGCTTTATTATCAAAATATAAATAA
- a CDS encoding SusC/RagA family TonB-linked outer membrane protein, whose product MNFITFLTTVVPYKEQRFKFLRIAKSRKQLNFDTRSVKKFLFAMKLTTLLLIIGLTQVHATGYSQKITLDMSNAPLEKVLTVIQKQSGYTFLFTDLNLKKVSLTVSVRNADIEEALAACFKNRLVSYKIVGNNILLRKNDVTISASSIVQQPIHGRVTDSSGIPIVGATILVAGTKRGTFSDAQGAYSILALPGDILEFSFVGYKKSQITVGKSKEINITLLPAVSNLNDVVMVGYSDKKKSELTSAVSVVSEDKLKDVTTNDIGSMLQGKVAGLQVVNSSGAPGSAAEIRLRGISSVNASQTPLVVVDGIIGGNYDPNDVASVTVLKDAGATAMYGSQANAGVIIITTKEAASGKTQFEFKLTNGFRSPDFGEMKMMNGEQLYESQKEYYRDYVPGANNNSYKIDLLKFYNERPLSLRTHNYSWLNAMFQDAPMTNAYFSISSKTEKNDYYMGLTYYNEKGTFLNTNYQRINLRANATHHFTPHISLSNNINLSGTLGKSYDYNDIYYAYLNMPWDNPYDSTGKPVYVDGNSAFKWWSRDKVNPINTVDNSNHPYKNFDVNYDVDLNVGITKWLSFASTNRLSASYFKSETYYSPEAAGQYSGTGYLDDESTLSYGYTSNDLLKFNLHYGQHSISGLAGVAFEGGYTELLGGSGKGLPLGLQVLNVVSNSQVVIGSNDRSMLESLISQVSYGYKDRYFLTGSFREDGSSAFPSDNRYAKFPAISAAWLINREPFMAGNGIITNLKLRTSYGVTGSQDIGSSKYLGLYSLSSQYNSNTAAEPSQLPSPGLTWESKYQFDAGIDLGLFNRVNLTVDVYNNITKNLLLQVSQPLSVGFEQRWENAGEIVNKGLELGLNSVNIQTRNFTWNMDFNIDFNSNKLRQFPSPIINTQSTWGISQIYRNGGNLYEFYMPKWLGVDKETGAPLWEVVTQDAAGKTVRQATSNYSTATYEEVGSPLPKFEGGWTNTFRYKAITLSVNTYFLYGNKIFSNNLRFVENDGSEPYYNQMVLPKGFTVWHQPGDIASEPSPQNATNSTQTSTRYLKDGSFIALRNISLSYNLPDKWAKKIGGEKLSVGVSGDNLYTFTKFLGQDPQTTITPGIYVMPGVSDFKYPNNRQYLFNIDFKF is encoded by the coding sequence ATGAATTTTATTACTTTTCTTACAACCGTTGTGCCTTATAAGGAGCAGCGCTTTAAATTTCTACGTATTGCGAAATCTCGAAAGCAACTCAATTTCGACACGCGGTCAGTAAAAAAATTTTTATTTGCGATGAAATTAACTACACTGCTATTAATCATCGGACTGACGCAAGTACATGCAACAGGTTATAGTCAAAAAATTACTTTGGATATGTCAAATGCACCTTTGGAAAAGGTATTGACAGTTATCCAAAAGCAATCCGGCTATACATTCTTATTTACAGACTTAAATCTGAAAAAAGTGTCTCTTACCGTCTCTGTAAGGAATGCAGATATTGAAGAGGCCTTAGCGGCATGCTTTAAAAATAGATTAGTCAGTTATAAAATTGTTGGCAATAATATCTTGCTTCGAAAGAACGATGTAACCATTAGTGCTTCATCAATTGTACAACAACCTATTCATGGTCGTGTGACTGATTCCTCCGGTATACCAATTGTTGGCGCTACCATCCTGGTTGCGGGAACAAAACGTGGTACATTTTCCGATGCTCAAGGAGCATATAGCATTCTTGCTTTGCCAGGGGATATTCTGGAATTTTCTTTTGTGGGGTATAAGAAGAGCCAGATAACCGTTGGTAAATCCAAAGAAATTAATATAACGCTTTTGCCCGCTGTATCTAACCTTAATGATGTGGTCATGGTGGGCTATAGTGATAAGAAAAAAAGCGAACTTACCAGTGCCGTGTCTGTAGTTTCTGAGGATAAACTTAAAGACGTTACGACCAATGATATCGGCTCCATGTTACAGGGAAAAGTAGCTGGTCTTCAAGTGGTAAACAGTTCCGGAGCACCGGGATCTGCCGCAGAAATAAGACTACGCGGCATTTCTTCAGTAAATGCCTCTCAAACTCCTTTGGTTGTAGTTGACGGCATCATCGGTGGGAACTATGACCCCAACGATGTTGCAAGTGTCACTGTACTTAAAGATGCCGGTGCAACAGCAATGTATGGATCTCAAGCAAACGCCGGCGTCATTATTATCACGACTAAGGAAGCGGCCTCCGGTAAAACCCAATTTGAATTTAAGCTCACTAACGGTTTCAGGTCACCAGACTTCGGTGAGATGAAAATGATGAACGGTGAACAATTATATGAAAGCCAAAAGGAATATTACCGTGATTATGTTCCGGGAGCCAACAATAATTCTTATAAAATAGATTTGCTGAAATTTTATAATGAACGGCCTTTAAGTCTTCGTACACATAATTACAGTTGGCTGAATGCTATGTTCCAAGATGCGCCTATGACGAATGCTTATTTCTCGATAAGTAGTAAAACAGAAAAGAATGATTATTACATGGGGCTTACCTACTATAATGAGAAAGGAACTTTCTTAAATACCAACTATCAGAGAATAAATTTACGCGCAAATGCTACCCATCATTTTACACCGCATATCAGCCTAAGTAATAATATTAACCTAAGTGGTACGCTTGGCAAAAGTTATGACTATAATGATATTTATTATGCTTATCTCAACATGCCTTGGGATAATCCATATGATAGTACTGGCAAGCCGGTGTATGTTGACGGGAACTCTGCTTTTAAATGGTGGTCAAGAGATAAAGTAAATCCTATCAATACAGTTGATAATTCAAATCATCCTTATAAAAATTTCGATGTAAACTATGACGTTGACTTGAATGTTGGTATAACTAAATGGTTGAGTTTTGCAAGTACGAACAGACTTTCTGCTTCTTATTTTAAGAGTGAAACCTACTACTCTCCGGAAGCTGCGGGTCAATATAGTGGTACGGGCTATTTAGATGATGAGAGCACGCTTAGCTATGGTTACACTTCTAACGACCTTTTGAAATTTAATCTGCATTATGGGCAGCACAGTATCAGCGGCCTTGCCGGCGTGGCTTTTGAAGGTGGATATACAGAACTTCTGGGAGGTTCTGGGAAAGGCCTTCCTCTTGGCCTTCAAGTTTTAAACGTTGTTTCAAACAGCCAAGTGGTGATTGGAAGTAATGATAGGTCTATGTTGGAATCTTTAATTTCCCAAGTAAGCTACGGATACAAGGATAGGTACTTCCTCACAGGTTCTTTCCGAGAGGATGGGTCTTCCGCGTTTCCATCAGATAACCGCTATGCGAAATTCCCAGCTATATCTGCTGCCTGGCTAATAAATAGAGAACCCTTTATGGCCGGAAACGGCATTATCACCAACTTAAAACTGAGAACGAGCTATGGGGTCACGGGCTCCCAAGATATAGGCTCTTCTAAATATCTAGGTTTATATTCTCTTTCAAGTCAATACAATTCAAATACTGCAGCAGAGCCTTCTCAACTACCGAGCCCAGGATTAACCTGGGAAAGTAAATATCAATTCGATGCAGGAATTGACTTGGGTTTGTTTAACAGAGTAAACCTTACAGTGGATGTGTATAATAATATTACCAAAAACCTATTATTACAAGTCTCTCAACCGCTGTCTGTAGGTTTCGAACAAAGATGGGAAAATGCAGGTGAGATAGTGAATAAGGGATTGGAATTAGGATTAAATTCTGTCAATATCCAAACCCGCAACTTTACTTGGAACATGGATTTTAATATCGATTTCAACTCGAATAAATTAAGACAATTTCCCTCACCAATTATCAATACGCAATCAACTTGGGGGATATCACAGATTTATAGAAACGGTGGAAACCTATATGAATTCTATATGCCTAAATGGTTGGGCGTAGATAAAGAAACAGGAGCTCCTTTATGGGAAGTCGTAACGCAAGACGCTGCCGGAAAAACAGTTCGTCAGGCAACTTCTAACTACAGCACTGCCACCTATGAAGAAGTGGGCTCTCCATTACCGAAATTCGAAGGAGGCTGGACGAATACTTTTCGTTATAAGGCCATCACTCTTAGCGTTAATACCTACTTTCTATATGGCAATAAAATCTTCAGTAACAATTTAAGATTTGTTGAAAATGATGGAAGTGAGCCCTATTATAACCAGATGGTGTTACCCAAAGGGTTCACTGTTTGGCATCAACCGGGTGACATAGCAAGTGAACCGAGTCCACAGAATGCTACTAACTCTACACAAACATCCACACGTTACTTAAAGGATGGTAGTTTCATTGCGCTTCGCAATATCTCCTTGTCTTATAATCTTCCAGACAAGTGGGCAAAAAAAATAGGTGGCGAAAAACTTTCCGTAGGTGTTTCTGGAGATAATTTGTACACATTTACAAAATTCCTCGGTCAAGACCCTCAAACAACGATTACACCCGGAATATATGTCATGCCCGGCGTTTCGGATTTTAAGTACCCCAACAATAGGCAATACCTTTTCAATATTGATTTTAAATTCTAA
- a CDS encoding FecR family protein: MEYPSEEKLRELAQKWLNGRLSPQEEEVFNRWYEQLPDSEINIASQDITEEEFRMRMLERVKGSIKTTRNRSVIFKLTHSVWAAASILIFLFGLGLYLSRGPVLNHPISNSVVAINDIAPGGNRAMLTLADGRTICLDSANQGLLTKEAGARIIKLSDGMLSYQLADKKQSMGVLYNTLSTPLGGQYKLLLPDGTKVWLNASSSIRYPINFAGTQRIVSITGEAYFEVKHNAKMPFIVKAGNTIIHDIGTHFNINSYSNEPTMKITLLEGSIEVEQTISKAKQLMEPGEQVNVNKDYGLTLLRNNDIDKSIAWKNGLFDFNGETLESAMRQISRWYNVTVSYPNGIPAIQFTGQIHRDVNISQVLDMLSFFKIHFEIIQDGDKKKIIVKT; this comes from the coding sequence ATGGAATATCCATCTGAAGAAAAATTGAGAGAACTTGCGCAGAAATGGCTGAACGGTAGATTATCACCGCAGGAAGAAGAAGTATTCAACCGGTGGTATGAACAATTACCTGATTCGGAAATTAATATAGCTTCACAGGATATCACTGAAGAAGAATTTCGTATGAGAATGCTTGAACGAGTAAAGGGTTCCATAAAAACAACCCGAAATCGTTCTGTAATCTTTAAATTGACCCACAGTGTTTGGGCTGCAGCCTCTATCTTAATCTTTTTGTTTGGACTAGGATTGTATTTAAGTAGGGGGCCTGTTTTGAATCATCCCATCTCCAATTCGGTTGTTGCAATTAATGATATTGCACCAGGTGGAAATAGAGCAATGCTTACGCTAGCAGATGGACGCACAATTTGTCTGGATAGTGCGAACCAAGGGCTATTGACCAAGGAGGCAGGCGCAAGAATAATCAAATTAAGTGATGGCATGCTGTCCTATCAATTGGCAGATAAAAAACAATCAATGGGGGTTTTATATAATACACTGAGCACTCCCTTAGGTGGTCAATACAAGCTTTTGTTACCTGATGGCACTAAAGTATGGCTGAATGCATCAAGTTCTATACGCTACCCTATAAACTTTGCTGGCACCCAAAGAATCGTCTCCATTACTGGTGAAGCATATTTTGAAGTTAAACATAATGCCAAAATGCCTTTTATTGTAAAAGCAGGCAATACAATCATTCACGATATTGGCACTCATTTTAATATCAATTCTTATAGCAACGAACCAACCATGAAAATTACGCTTTTGGAAGGTTCCATAGAAGTGGAACAAACAATATCAAAAGCTAAACAATTAATGGAACCGGGAGAACAAGTAAATGTAAATAAAGATTACGGGCTTACACTTCTCAGAAATAATGATATAGACAAAAGTATTGCTTGGAAGAACGGCCTCTTTGACTTTAATGGAGAAACCCTTGAATCTGCAATGAGGCAAATTTCACGATGGTATAATGTGACAGTAAGTTATCCTAATGGGATACCAGCAATTCAGTTCACAGGGCAGATTCATCGTGATGTAAATATATCACAGGTGCTTGATATGCTCAGCTTCTTTAAAATTCACTTCGAGATTATACAAGATGGTGATAAAAAGAAAATTATAGTAAAAACATAA
- a CDS encoding GH92 family glycosyl hydrolase, producing the protein MKISIRTGLFMLSMLLMSQGLMAQNLLKYVDPNLGAANCRWFFYTPGAVPYGMAKLAPSTNGHYGNAQGWEAVGYDTRQNSIEGFVFFHEWQIGGVSFMPTTGSLKVKPGDLDTPDNGYRSHFEHKNEVAQPGYYKVLLDRYHITTELTATKRVGFQRYTFPASDQSHILLDIGNVQGESGQVTDAGIHMIDATRFEGFVNTYPKYVQKYDPQGKVMMFFYGELSKAPASVGSFNEKGITQNSKTANGKGAGLFLNYKTTANEKIEIKVGLSYTSEANAQMNLKVEAANLTFNQAKIKAQQIWQHELSKLTIEGTNDTDKIKFYTGLYHVLLGRGVASDVNGDYPMHEGKIGHMPPAPSGKTYNFINTDAIWGGYWDITQLWALSYPETYEDFIHTQLQVYKDKGWFGDGLANSEYVSGVGTNFVGLTIAAAYELGIRDYNINLAYQAVKANELGWKNRKPGSGKMDVKAFVKYGYVPFLEGDGQNFVTDSTGSNFSASHTLEYSFSAFAAAQMAKSLGKTDDYKKLMKYSNGWRYLYNPVNKLIEPKKADGKFISKFDPYAPWRGYQEGNAMQYTFFVPQNPKELIALQGKSYFNNNLNDIFDKSEKDDFGGGKKIDAFAGVTSIYNHGNEPSLHISWLFNFSGKPWLTQKWTRAICDDFYGIESVHGYGYGQDEDQGQMGGWYVMAALGLFDVKGFTDQRPIIELGSPIFDKAKIKLGNGRELLIETKNNSKENFYVQSVLFNGKAIQNCWLYRDQLMHGGKLVFTMGDQPNKNWGIKTPPPSIQ; encoded by the coding sequence ATGAAAATATCAATAAGAACAGGTCTTTTTATGTTGAGCATGTTGCTAATGTCTCAAGGCTTAATGGCGCAAAATCTTTTAAAATATGTTGATCCTAATTTAGGTGCAGCAAACTGTCGCTGGTTTTTTTATACACCAGGTGCCGTCCCTTATGGAATGGCCAAATTGGCTCCATCAACAAACGGGCATTATGGCAATGCACAAGGATGGGAAGCCGTAGGTTATGATACAAGACAAAATTCAATTGAAGGCTTTGTGTTCTTTCATGAGTGGCAGATTGGCGGCGTTAGCTTTATGCCCACCACTGGATCATTGAAAGTTAAACCAGGCGATTTGGATACACCAGACAATGGTTATCGTTCACATTTTGAGCATAAAAATGAAGTTGCGCAACCTGGTTATTATAAAGTTTTACTGGATAGGTATCATATCACAACCGAATTGACCGCAACTAAAAGAGTTGGTTTTCAGCGTTACACTTTTCCTGCAAGCGATCAATCACATATCCTTTTAGATATTGGAAATGTGCAAGGAGAAAGCGGGCAGGTTACCGATGCAGGTATTCATATGATTGATGCAACTCGCTTTGAAGGGTTTGTTAATACCTATCCCAAATATGTTCAGAAATATGATCCCCAAGGTAAAGTGATGATGTTTTTCTATGGTGAATTGAGTAAGGCACCAGCTAGCGTTGGCTCATTTAACGAAAAAGGGATTACACAAAATTCAAAAACCGCTAATGGAAAAGGTGCCGGATTATTTCTGAACTACAAGACTACTGCAAATGAAAAAATTGAAATTAAAGTAGGGTTGTCCTATACCTCAGAAGCCAATGCCCAAATGAATTTAAAAGTGGAAGCTGCAAACTTAACATTTAATCAGGCTAAAATAAAGGCACAGCAGATTTGGCAGCATGAATTAAGTAAATTAACGATAGAAGGTACTAATGATACCGATAAGATAAAATTTTATACAGGTTTATATCATGTTTTGTTGGGTAGAGGAGTTGCAAGTGATGTAAATGGTGATTATCCTATGCATGAAGGTAAGATAGGTCACATGCCCCCAGCGCCAAGTGGTAAAACTTATAATTTCATAAATACAGATGCCATCTGGGGTGGCTACTGGGATATCACTCAATTATGGGCGTTATCATATCCTGAGACTTATGAAGATTTTATTCATACCCAATTACAGGTATACAAAGACAAAGGCTGGTTTGGCGATGGCTTAGCCAATAGTGAATATGTATCCGGGGTAGGAACTAATTTCGTTGGGTTAACCATCGCGGCTGCATACGAATTAGGAATAAGGGATTACAATATTAATCTTGCTTATCAGGCAGTAAAAGCCAATGAATTAGGATGGAAGAATCGTAAACCCGGATCAGGAAAAATGGATGTTAAGGCATTTGTTAAGTATGGGTATGTTCCATTCTTAGAAGGCGATGGTCAAAATTTTGTCACAGATTCAACAGGATCTAATTTTTCTGCTTCACATACACTTGAATATAGCTTTAGTGCTTTTGCTGCCGCGCAGATGGCTAAATCATTAGGCAAAACAGATGATTATAAAAAATTAATGAAGTATTCCAATGGGTGGCGATACTTATATAATCCCGTCAATAAACTTATTGAACCTAAAAAGGCAGATGGTAAGTTTATCAGTAAATTTGATCCTTACGCTCCATGGAGGGGCTACCAAGAGGGGAATGCAATGCAGTACACATTTTTTGTACCGCAAAACCCTAAAGAGTTGATAGCCCTACAAGGGAAAAGTTACTTCAATAACAATCTGAATGACATTTTCGACAAATCAGAAAAAGACGATTTTGGCGGTGGGAAAAAAATAGATGCTTTTGCTGGGGTCACTTCAATTTATAATCATGGTAATGAGCCAAGTCTGCACATCAGTTGGTTGTTTAATTTTTCTGGAAAGCCATGGCTGACTCAAAAATGGACAAGGGCTATTTGCGACGATTTTTACGGCATTGAATCCGTACATGGTTACGGTTATGGACAAGATGAAGATCAAGGCCAGATGGGTGGATGGTATGTAATGGCGGCACTTGGTTTGTTCGACGTAAAAGGATTTACTGATCAGCGACCTATCATTGAGCTTGGTAGTCCTATCTTTGATAAAGCTAAAATTAAACTTGGGAATGGACGAGAGCTACTTATTGAAACAAAGAATAATTCAAAAGAAAATTTTTATGTGCAATCAGTTTTGTTCAATGGAAAGGCTATCCAAAATTGTTGGTTATATAGGGATCAATTGATGCATGGGGGCAAATTGGTTTTTACAATGGGAGATCAACCGAATAAAAATTGGGGAATCAAAACACCACCTCCATCAATACAATAA
- a CDS encoding glycoside hydrolase family 76 protein, which translates to MKLLIICIAAFPMFNYVNLVHAQKTSSSAVCLNRAEDIYSKIWMDYRVSKYPGLFSENYPTEKKTKLDYLQGNKVETKVVSFLWPFSGMLSATNALMHNTSIKEIYKPFLDSLIYGLEQYKDTLRRPFGYQAFPSRFEKADRYYDDNGLVGIEYLEAYFNTGNLLYLQRSKTVFKFIISGWSKELGGGIYWLEGHHDQKPACSNGMALLVALKLYQATKDTYYLNWGMRFYNWMHSNLRNPEGLYYNDKKVANGKVNPTYWTYNSGSVLEASVLLYRFTKEKTYLTEAQLIAKNTYQYFHDSKHDVHLNMRIDLPWFVAVLFRGYEALYQVDKNPAYINAIHSDLDYAWQNTRDQYGFITHDWTANQKEITKSKWLLDEACIAELYARLAFINPKHH; encoded by the coding sequence ATGAAATTACTGATAATTTGTATAGCGGCATTTCCTATGTTTAATTACGTAAACCTAGTACATGCACAAAAAACAAGCAGTTCGGCAGTGTGCTTAAATCGTGCAGAAGATATATATTCCAAAATTTGGATGGATTATCGGGTATCCAAATATCCAGGCTTATTCTCTGAAAATTATCCGACTGAAAAGAAGACGAAGCTAGACTATTTGCAGGGCAATAAAGTAGAGACAAAAGTAGTAAGTTTTCTATGGCCTTTTTCTGGGATGCTGTCAGCAACGAATGCATTGATGCATAATACTTCAATTAAAGAAATCTACAAGCCATTTCTAGATAGCCTCATTTACGGACTCGAGCAGTATAAAGATACACTGCGGCGCCCCTTTGGCTATCAGGCATTTCCTTCTAGGTTTGAAAAAGCTGATAGGTATTATGATGATAATGGTTTGGTAGGGATTGAATATCTAGAGGCCTATTTTAATACGGGGAATTTGCTTTATCTACAACGGTCTAAAACAGTATTCAAATTTATCATAAGTGGTTGGAGTAAAGAACTTGGTGGTGGAATATACTGGCTGGAAGGCCATCATGATCAAAAGCCGGCTTGCAGTAATGGTATGGCTTTATTAGTTGCATTAAAGCTTTACCAGGCCACTAAAGACACCTATTATTTAAATTGGGGCATGCGATTTTACAATTGGATGCATAGCAATTTGCGTAATCCGGAAGGGCTCTATTATAATGACAAGAAAGTTGCTAACGGTAAAGTAAACCCTACTTATTGGACTTACAATTCTGGATCGGTATTAGAAGCTTCGGTGCTTCTATACCGGTTTACTAAAGAAAAAACTTATCTCACAGAAGCACAGTTGATAGCAAAAAATACCTATCAGTATTTTCATGATAGTAAACACGATGTACATTTAAATATGCGTATTGATTTGCCATGGTTTGTAGCTGTTTTGTTTCGTGGATATGAAGCACTCTACCAAGTAGACAAAAACCCGGCTTATATAAATGCAATACATAGTGACCTTGATTATGCATGGCAAAATACCAGAGATCAGTACGGATTTATTACCCATGACTGGACAGCCAATCAGAAAGAAATTACAAAGTCAAAATGGTTGCTAGATGAAGCTTGTATAGCAGAGCTCTATGCGCGTTTAGCTTTTATCAATCCTAAACATCATTAA
- a CDS encoding RNA polymerase sigma factor: MSLFINYTDEALVERMQADDEGAFTELYNRYWKRLISRAMTQLKYAQDAEDVLHDVFVSIWNRRKRIVLKYSFGTYIAAILKYEIINKLAERKKKNTDTIDDCLQPFFLDDSTRQQLEYHELQERLEASVQQLPEKCRLVFRLSREQGLKTKEIAEVLNISPKTVQNHINHALGTLRSALNNFISLLL; the protein is encoded by the coding sequence ATGTCTTTATTTATTAACTATACTGATGAGGCGCTGGTTGAACGCATGCAAGCGGACGATGAAGGGGCTTTTACAGAATTGTATAATAGATATTGGAAAAGATTAATTTCTAGGGCAATGACACAATTAAAATATGCTCAAGATGCAGAAGATGTCCTGCACGATGTGTTTGTTAGTATATGGAATAGGAGGAAAAGAATTGTTTTAAAATATTCTTTTGGAACTTATATCGCGGCCATCCTCAAATATGAGATTATTAATAAGCTTGCCGAAAGAAAAAAGAAAAATACAGATACTATTGATGACTGTTTGCAACCATTTTTTTTGGACGATTCAACTCGCCAACAATTAGAATACCATGAGTTACAAGAAAGGCTGGAGGCTTCCGTACAGCAACTTCCAGAAAAATGCCGCTTAGTTTTCCGTCTCAGCAGAGAGCAAGGCCTTAAAACAAAAGAAATTGCCGAAGTTTTGAATATCTCTCCTAAAACTGTTCAAAACCACATCAACCACGCACTCGGTACTCTTCGTTCTGCGCTCAATAATTTCATTTCTCTTTTACTATAA